A window from Pseudonocardia cypriaca encodes these proteins:
- a CDS encoding protein-tyrosine phosphatase family protein, with amino-acid sequence MTAPLSGAIALPDGTLVRGRGRREPFPDGPLPEFGLYLGLPGRRTAWRPEWPAAWIDWPDFRTPRDADAAAAQIVEAHRRARSGERVEVACHGGTGRTGTVIACMAVLAGCPAEEAVAWTRGHYRRRAVETPGQRRWIRWFAEHR; translated from the coding sequence GTGACCGCCCCGCTCTCCGGCGCGATCGCACTGCCCGACGGCACGCTCGTGCGTGGCCGCGGGCGCCGGGAGCCGTTCCCCGACGGGCCGCTGCCCGAGTTCGGCCTCTACCTCGGGTTGCCGGGGCGCCGCACGGCCTGGCGGCCCGAGTGGCCTGCGGCCTGGATCGACTGGCCCGACTTCCGCACCCCCCGCGACGCCGACGCGGCGGCCGCGCAGATCGTCGAGGCCCATCGCCGGGCGCGTTCGGGGGAGCGGGTCGAGGTCGCCTGCCACGGGGGCACGGGCCGCACGGGAACCGTGATCGCCTGCATGGCCGTGCTCGCCGGGTGCCCCGCTGAGGAGGCGGTGGCGTGGACCCGGGGCCACTACCGGCGACGCGCGGTGGAAACCCCTGGTCAGCGGCGCTGGATCCGCTGGTTCGCCGAGCACCGATGA
- a CDS encoding helix-turn-helix domain-containing protein encodes MTDNALGAFLRARREAISPAAVGLPSGSRRRTPGLRREELASLAGISVEYLTRLERGSDRRPSTQVIGALADVLALSPEERVHVYRMVKAVTGDVCVQAQPPSPTVRPTVLALLDRLEPTPAFVAAPHGDVLACTDGFRRLAAPIGLFDATEPNLVRFTFDARARAAFPDWEAVADERTAALRAAADLGDRTAAALADELSITEGAVFARRYAAGGTVPASTGIERWAHPGVGPLRLAYESLLLAGSEELRLVAYLPADAASSDALAELKERALIS; translated from the coding sequence GTGACCGACAACGCGCTCGGCGCATTCCTGCGCGCCCGCCGGGAAGCGATCAGCCCGGCCGCGGTGGGTCTCCCCTCGGGGTCCCGCCGCCGCACACCCGGCCTGCGCCGGGAGGAGCTGGCGTCGCTCGCCGGCATCAGCGTCGAATACCTGACCCGCCTGGAACGGGGCAGCGACCGTCGCCCGTCCACGCAGGTGATCGGGGCGCTCGCCGATGTGCTCGCCCTCTCACCGGAGGAGCGGGTGCACGTGTACCGCATGGTCAAGGCGGTTACCGGCGACGTGTGCGTGCAGGCGCAGCCACCGTCGCCGACGGTGCGCCCCACCGTGCTCGCCCTGCTCGACCGGCTGGAGCCCACCCCGGCGTTCGTCGCCGCCCCGCACGGCGACGTGCTCGCCTGCACCGACGGGTTCCGCCGGCTCGCCGCGCCGATCGGGCTGTTCGACGCCACCGAGCCCAACCTCGTGCGGTTCACCTTCGACGCGCGGGCGCGCGCGGCGTTCCCGGACTGGGAGGCGGTGGCCGACGAGCGCACCGCCGCCCTGCGTGCGGCCGCCGACCTCGGCGACCGGACGGCCGCGGCGCTCGCCGACGAGCTGTCGATCACCGAGGGCGCCGTGTTCGCCCGCCGGTACGCCGCGGGCGGCACCGTGCCCGCCTCGACCGGGATCGAGCGGTGGGCGCACCCGGGGGTGGGCCCACTGCGCCTGGCGTACGAGAGCCTCCTGCTCGCCGGGTCCGAGGAGCTGCGCCTCGTCGCCTACCTGCCGGCCGACGCGGCCAGCTCCGACGCACTGGCCGAGCTCAAGGAACGGGCCCTGATCAGCTGA
- a CDS encoding MFS transporter, giving the protein MSVRSRFLALTPAARLLVVNQFGINVGFYMVVPYLATHLVDDLGYAAALVGVVLGVRTLSQQGLFLVGGTAADRLGARPVIVLGCALRVLAFGLFALVTSPVGFVAAAVLTGFAGALFNPAVRAYLSREAGEERAAAFAVFNTAADAGAFAGPLLGAALLAVDFRLVAAVACATFLLLTVAQALVLPAHPVQPHADGVLGSWGAVVRNRRFAAFTLCGSAYFALYNQVYLVFPLEAQRVTGTPAAVGVLFAVSTVTGVALYVRVAAWGGRRWPPGTCVAVGLALMGAGFAPVAVSAPLLPAATGLAPAAALPVLAGAVLFTLGIALANPFTMQLLPVVGSERLLGTYYGFYYLVSALVAAPVMAATGAMLDLAGPAWRAAAPAALLAVGLAGATGTMLMQRRGHLS; this is encoded by the coding sequence GTGAGCGTCCGCTCGCGGTTCCTGGCGCTCACCCCGGCGGCCCGGCTGCTCGTGGTCAACCAGTTCGGGATCAACGTCGGCTTCTACATGGTCGTGCCGTACCTCGCGACCCACCTCGTCGACGACCTCGGCTACGCCGCGGCGCTGGTCGGTGTGGTGCTCGGGGTGCGCACCCTCTCCCAGCAGGGGCTCTTCCTCGTGGGCGGCACCGCGGCCGACCGGCTCGGCGCCCGCCCGGTGATCGTGCTCGGCTGCGCGCTGCGCGTGCTCGCCTTCGGCTTGTTCGCGCTCGTCACCTCGCCGGTCGGGTTCGTGGCGGCCGCGGTGCTCACCGGGTTCGCGGGAGCGCTGTTCAACCCGGCGGTGCGCGCGTACCTGAGCCGGGAGGCGGGTGAGGAGCGCGCGGCGGCTTTCGCCGTGTTCAACACGGCCGCCGACGCCGGGGCGTTCGCCGGACCGCTGCTGGGGGCGGCGCTGCTCGCCGTGGACTTCCGGCTGGTCGCGGCCGTGGCGTGCGCGACGTTCCTGCTGCTCACCGTGGCGCAGGCGCTCGTGCTGCCGGCGCACCCGGTCCAGCCCCACGCCGATGGCGTGCTCGGCAGCTGGGGCGCAGTGGTGCGCAACCGCCGGTTCGCGGCGTTCACGCTGTGCGGCTCGGCCTACTTCGCCCTGTACAACCAGGTCTACCTCGTCTTCCCGCTCGAGGCACAGCGCGTGACCGGCACGCCGGCCGCCGTCGGCGTGCTCTTCGCGGTGTCCACCGTCACGGGCGTCGCGCTGTACGTGCGGGTCGCCGCGTGGGGCGGGCGCCGCTGGCCCCCCGGCACGTGCGTCGCGGTCGGGCTGGCGCTGATGGGCGCCGGCTTCGCGCCGGTCGCGGTCTCCGCGCCGCTGCTGCCGGCGGCGACCGGCCTCGCCCCGGCCGCGGCGCTGCCGGTGCTCGCGGGCGCCGTGCTCTTCACGCTCGGGATCGCGCTGGCCAACCCGTTCACGATGCAGCTGCTGCCGGTGGTGGGGAGCGAGCGGCTCCTCGGCACCTACTACGGCTTCTACTACCTGGTGTCCGCACTGGTGGCCGCCCCGGTCATGGCCGCCACCGGCGCGATGCTCGACCTGGCCGGCCCCGCCTGGCGGGCCGCGGCCCCGGCGGCGCTGCTCGCCGTGGGACTCGCCGGCGCGACCGGAACGATGCTGATGCAGCGGCGTGGGCACCTATCTTGA
- a CDS encoding DUF1905 domain-containing protein: MTHLDHSFTAPLEKDGSFPTYITVPDSAELLGTRRAVKVGGTIDGHPFTATLMPSGEGPHWLPVRAALCKLIGKHRAGEEVAFRLEQRFS, from the coding sequence ATGACGCATCTCGACCACTCGTTCACCGCCCCTCTGGAGAAGGACGGCTCCTTCCCGACCTACATCACGGTCCCCGACTCGGCCGAGCTGCTCGGCACCCGCCGGGCCGTGAAGGTCGGCGGGACGATCGACGGCCACCCCTTCACCGCCACCCTCATGCCCTCCGGCGAGGGCCCGCACTGGCTGCCGGTGCGGGCGGCGCTGTGCAAGCTGATCGGCAAGCACCGGGCAGGCGAGGAGGTGGCGTTCCGCCTCGAGCAGCGGTTCAGCTGA
- a CDS encoding helix-turn-helix domain-containing protein, with the protein MSEWYSLDDVADRLGLHVRTVRNYVRDGRLSAVRIGKQYRVSDADLRALTGSSGGSSRPRRIEATSVLDVDGIDPDAAERLEALVRGLPKGPRAPHVDVVRDGDRLKVIVVGSVEANAELLRFVAAMAGEAA; encoded by the coding sequence ATGAGTGAGTGGTACTCCCTTGACGACGTCGCCGATCGGCTCGGCCTCCACGTCCGCACCGTGCGCAACTACGTGCGGGACGGCCGGCTGAGCGCGGTGCGCATCGGCAAGCAGTACCGCGTGTCCGACGCCGACCTGCGGGCGCTGACCGGGAGCAGCGGCGGGTCCAGCAGGCCGCGCCGCATCGAGGCGACGAGCGTCCTCGACGTCGACGGGATCGACCCGGACGCGGCGGAGCGCCTGGAAGCGCTGGTCCGGGGACTGCCGAAGGGCCCGCGGGCACCGCACGTGGACGTGGTGCGGGACGGCGACCGGCTCAAGGTGATCGTCGTCGGGTCGGTCGAGGCGAACGCGGAGCTGCTCCGGTTCGTCGCCGCGATGGCCGGGGAGGCGGCGTGA
- a CDS encoding GNAT family N-acetyltransferase, whose translation MTRYAIRRATTRKDLDGARTVVLHAAEADLGYGYQPQWHWDLDRPVETYVDNPRQAMFVAVDLAGIVVSTAAVRVGGPNVPPHPAELGHRYADRQAVAQLLRVATLPEHRRHGLARRLVAACQEFVRADGGFRVIYLHTNTRVPAAEPFWRSLPVVEIRDDRGEEHDPRFATVHFELPLDVPVA comes from the coding sequence GTGACCCGGTACGCGATCCGCCGCGCCACGACCCGGAAGGACCTCGACGGCGCCCGCACCGTCGTGCTGCACGCCGCCGAAGCCGATCTCGGCTACGGCTACCAGCCGCAGTGGCACTGGGACCTCGACCGGCCGGTCGAGACCTACGTGGACAACCCGCGGCAGGCCATGTTCGTCGCGGTCGACCTGGCGGGCATCGTGGTGTCGACGGCGGCCGTCCGGGTCGGCGGACCGAACGTGCCGCCGCACCCGGCGGAGCTGGGCCACCGCTACGCCGACCGGCAGGCCGTGGCGCAGCTGCTGCGGGTGGCGACGCTGCCCGAGCACCGCAGGCACGGCCTCGCGCGCCGCCTCGTGGCCGCCTGCCAGGAGTTCGTCCGAGCGGACGGCGGCTTCCGCGTGATCTACCTGCACACCAACACCAGGGTCCCGGCCGCCGAGCCGTTCTGGCGCTCGCTGCCGGTCGTCGAGATCCGCGACGACCGGGGCGAGGAGCACGACCCCCGCTTCGCGACCGTGCACTTCGAGCTGCCGCTGGACGTGCCCGTCGCGTGA